Proteins encoded together in one Amblyomma americanum isolate KBUSLIRL-KWMA chromosome 1, ASM5285725v1, whole genome shotgun sequence window:
- the LOC144114270 gene encoding transmembrane protein 170A — protein sequence MATGTEFETADLDSVINVIGLTPSDPLDTFVEIWYQVFLWALFSSVFVHLVAAVVAFSMLRKQHIGRFSPLVILLMGLIAPMTGGALTSAVIAGVYRAARFHMMPFYALLWGCGQTVFAVVMSYTRVLATL from the exons ATGGCCACTGGAACAGAGTTTGAGACTGCGGACCTAGACTCCGTCATCAATGTCATTGGACTCACACCAAGTGATCCCCTTGACACCTTTGTTG AGATCTGGTACCAGGTGTTCCTGTGGGCACTGTTTTCGTCTGTCTTTGTTCACCTGGTGGCTGCAGTGGTGGCCTTCAGCATGCTGAGGAAGCAGCATATTGGCCGCTTCAGCCCGCTGGTCATCTTGCTCATGGGTCTAATAGCACCTATGACTGGAGGGGCCCTCACAA GTGCAGTGATAGCAGGTGTGTACCGGGCAGCTCGGTTTCACATGATGCCCTTCTACGCACTGTTGTGGGGCTGTGGGCAGACAGTGTTTGCGGTCGTCATGTCCTACACCCGAGTCCTGGCCACCCTCTGA
- the LOC144114269 gene encoding uncharacterized protein LOC144114269, with the protein MPLLRLSAALRENDSLRFNSCCPFCIFVNSSAACGFVREPAMERRTGQKYRTKYAYGKRKRKPPIPKQKRPAATEPHERRSAPISSHADVSSEASLPLESATSSESGGLAPSASHDIAVQYRPRHSSVFAAASGGAVPVQRDDGEVLPKQKHAVQVHLPSESITGSESVGPAPSTSRDIAVQYRPGHSSVFAAASAGAVPVQRDDGEVFPKQKRTVQVHLPSESMTGSESGDPAPSTSRDIAVQHRPGQSSVFAAASDDAVPAQRDDSELFPKQKRTVQVHLEPRFVTLEAAEEQACSVRATLRAVSSTEGKFGFARQTEEESAPDEDEFTLIQASVMNSIIGSLLCPKCSKKRLSVKHETKLGLAAKLVLSCGACGPIASHWSSKRKSEGRTFEVNIRAMQAIKTIGKGPTALNDFWATMNVSHRGLHQKTYQGHLNKLFKPGAEEAAQNIFADAVLAVKDVYSKMQPSSPSNITVVYDGTWLTRGHSSHIGVGCIIEFYTGLVLDCTVLSNFCLGCCQQPAESDPSYGTWIEQHQCQKNTDVASGQMEVEAALILFRRSFSSYGLRYTNVICDGDSRTYLALCRDEVYGFIPLTKEDCINHVQKRMGTALRTLVARAKKGEPLGGKGGLTQDLIKKLTNYYGVSAQR; encoded by the coding sequence ATGCCGCTTCTCCGGTTGTCTGCTGCGCTTCGCGAAAACGATAGTTTGCGATTCAACTCGTGCTGTCCGTTCTGCATTTTCGTCAACTCATCTGCTGCGTGTGGTTTCGTACGTGAGCCCGCGATGGAGCGTCGCACGGGCCAGAAGTACAGGACGAAGTATGCTTACGGGAAGCGTAAGCGCAAGCCTCCTATTCCAAAACAGAAGCGGCCAGCAGCAACTGAACCGCACGAACGGAGGTCCGCTCCGATATCCAGTCACGCCGATGTGTCGTCGGAAGCAAGCCTGCCCTTGGAATCAGCGACCAGCAGTGAATCTGGGGGCCTGGCGCCGTCCGCTAGccatgacatcgcagtgcagtaccgacccagacacagttccgtttttgcggcggcgagtggcGGTGCGGTGCCGGTTCAACGGGATGACGGCGAAGTTTTGCCTAAGCAGAAGCACGccgttcaggtgcacctgccctcggaatcaataaccggcagtgaatctgtgggcccggcgccgtccacaagccgtgacatcgcagtgcagtaccgacccgggcacagttccgtttttgcggcggcgagtgccggtgcggtgccggttcaacgggatgacggtgaagttttccctaagcagaagcgcaccgttcaggtgcacctcccctcggaatcaatgaccggcagtgaatctggggacccggcgccgtccacaagccgtgacatcgcagtgcagcaCCGGCCCGGGcaaagttccgtttttgcggcggcgagtgacGATGCGGTGCCAGCTCAACGGGATGACAGCGAGCTTTTTCCAAAACAGAAGCgcaccgttcaggtgcacctgGAACCACGTTTTGTGACCTTGGAAGCAGCTGAGGAGCAAGCGTGCAGCGTCCGTGCTACACTTCGCGCGGTGTCGTCAACGGAGGGCAAGTTCGGGTTCGCGCGGCAGACAGAGGAAGAATCAGCCCCAGATGAAGATGAATTCACATTAATTCAAGCTAGTGTAATGAATTCGATAATAGGGTCTTTACTGTGCCCAAAGTGCTCAAAGAAGAGGTTGTCAGTGAAGCACGAGACTAAACTGGGCCTAGCAGCAAAATTGGTGCTTTCCTGTGGTGCTTGCGGCCCTATTGCTTCACATTGGTCATCAAAAAGGAAGTCTGAAGGAAGGACTTTTGAGGTCAATATAAGAGCTATGCAAGCCATCAAGACCATTGGAAAAGGGCCCACTGCCCTGAACGACTTCTGGGCCACAATGAACGTCTCACATCGTGGGCTGCATCAAAAAACCTATCAGGGCCACCTAAACAAATTGTTTAAACCTGGAGCAGAGGAAGCTGCACAAAACATTTTTGCAGATGCTGTACTTGCTGTAAAAGACGTCTACAGCAAGATGCAACCATCCAGCCCAAGTAACATAACAGTTGTGTATGACGGCACTTGGCTTACACGAGGCCACAGCTCTCACATTGGTGTAGGATGTATTATCGAATTTTATACCGGGCTTGTGCTGGATTGCACCGTACTGTCAAATTTCTGCCTAGGGTGCTGTCAGCAACCAGCGGAGAGTGACCCTAGCTATGGCACTTGGATTGAGCAGcatcagtgccagaaaaacacAGATGTTGCCTCAGGTCAGATGGAGGTGGAAGCTGCACTAATACTTTTCAGGCGTTCTTTCAGCAGCTATGGCCTTCGCTACACGAATGTCATATGTGATGGTGACAGCCGAACATATCTTGCACTCTGCAGAGATGAGGTATACGGCTTCATACCCCTGACTAAGGAGGACTGCATAAACCATGTGCAGAAGAGGATGGGCACTGCACTCCGCACACTGGTTGCAAGAGCAAAGAAAGGGGAGCCATTGGGTGGGAAAGGTGGACTCACGCAGGACCTAATTAAAAAACTGACCAATTACTACGGTGTTTCTGCGCAACGCTAA